One Bacteroidota bacterium genomic window carries:
- a CDS encoding response regulator, with protein sequence MLTILYVDDEPINLLLFERMFNKKYHVITVESGVEGLEILKERPEIELVISDMKMPQMNGIDFIAQARRLCPEIQYYILTGYEVTTPIQEALNSGLILKYFRKPFNMHEIDNTITGNLKKKA encoded by the coding sequence ATGCTCACAATTCTTTATGTCGACGACGAACCAATCAATCTTCTGCTTTTTGAAAGAATGTTTAATAAAAAGTACCATGTTATCACGGTTGAGTCTGGTGTAGAAGGCCTCGAAATATTGAAAGAAAGGCCTGAGATAGAACTGGTTATCAGCGACATGAAAATGCCTCAGATGAATGGAATAGATTTTATTGCACAAGCAAGAAGGCTTTGTCCTGAAATACAATACTATATTCTAACGGGATATGAAGTAACTACTCCTATACAGGAAGCTTTAAACAGTGGTTTAATTTTAAAATATTTTCGCAAACCATTTAATATGCATGAGATTGATAATACGATTACAGGAAACCTAAAGAAAAAAGCCTGA